A DNA window from Thermococcus sp. 4557 contains the following coding sequences:
- the purF gene encoding amidophosphoribosyltransferase, giving the protein MREKCGVFAAVTENAPRKAYYALIALQHRGQESAGISVWKHRIKTVAGRGLVSEVFRNGEIAKLKSKMAIAHVRYSTSGSLTETQPLETGCCGKSIAIAHNGTLTNFLPLRRHYERLGVKFRHSVDSELLGISFLWHLRETGDEFEAMKAVFEEVKGAYSVALLFDGKILVARDPVGFRPLSYGSGDGHYFASEDSALRLFVEEVRDVKPGEVFLLSEDGIESRIIETGKHHGCVFEYIYFARPDSTIDGVNVYTARVKMGEELAKESPADGDVVIAVPDSGRAAALGFSRISGIPYSEGLIKNRYIGRTFITPGQFYRELKVKLKLSPVREVIEGKSVVLVDDSIVRGTTMKRIVAMLRRSGAREVHVRIASPPIRYPCYMGVDIPTRHELIAAFGSVEKVRESIGADSLAYLSVDGLKKAVGRNDLCLACLTGEYPEWAFRF; this is encoded by the coding sequence ATGAGGGAGAAGTGCGGTGTCTTTGCAGCGGTTACCGAGAACGCGCCCAGAAAAGCCTACTACGCGCTGATAGCACTTCAGCACAGGGGACAGGAGAGCGCGGGAATAAGCGTCTGGAAACACAGGATAAAAACGGTAGCCGGCCGGGGGCTCGTTTCGGAGGTCTTCAGGAACGGTGAGATAGCAAAGCTGAAATCCAAGATGGCAATAGCCCACGTCAGGTATTCCACCTCCGGCTCCCTCACGGAAACCCAGCCGCTGGAGACGGGCTGCTGCGGAAAGAGCATCGCGATAGCCCACAACGGGACCCTCACGAATTTCCTTCCCCTCAGGCGGCACTACGAACGGCTGGGAGTTAAGTTCAGGCACTCGGTGGATTCCGAGCTGTTGGGGATTTCTTTTCTCTGGCACCTCCGCGAGACCGGGGACGAGTTTGAGGCCATGAAGGCAGTCTTTGAGGAGGTCAAAGGGGCCTATTCCGTGGCCCTTCTCTTCGACGGGAAGATACTCGTTGCAAGGGACCCGGTCGGCTTCAGACCGCTCAGCTACGGGAGTGGAGACGGCCACTACTTCGCCTCGGAGGATTCTGCGTTGAGGCTCTTTGTGGAGGAGGTAAGGGACGTCAAGCCGGGAGAGGTCTTCCTCCTCTCGGAGGATGGAATAGAGAGCCGAATAATAGAAACGGGGAAGCATCACGGCTGCGTCTTTGAGTACATATACTTCGCCCGCCCGGACAGCACGATAGACGGTGTAAACGTCTATACTGCGAGGGTCAAGATGGGGGAGGAGCTGGCAAAGGAGAGTCCAGCCGATGGAGACGTCGTCATAGCCGTGCCGGATTCGGGAAGGGCGGCGGCGCTTGGATTCTCCAGGATCAGCGGGATTCCCTACTCAGAGGGCCTCATAAAGAACCGCTACATAGGAAGGACGTTCATAACCCCCGGGCAGTTCTACCGCGAGCTGAAGGTCAAGCTAAAGCTCTCGCCGGTGAGGGAGGTAATAGAGGGCAAGAGCGTCGTGCTGGTCGATGACTCAATCGTCAGGGGAACGACTATGAAGCGCATCGTCGCCATGCTCAGAAGGTCCGGCGCGAGGGAGGTTCACGTCAGAATAGCCTCACCGCCGATAAGGTACCCGTGCTACATGGGGGTGGACATTCCGACGAGGCACGAACTCATAGCGGCCTTTGGAAGCGTTGAGAAGGTGAGAGAATCCATAGGGGCCGACAGCCTGGCTTACCTCAGCGTCGATGGGCTGAAAAAGGCCGTTGGGAGAAATGATCTCTGTCTGGCATGCCTCACCGGTGAGTATCCAGAGTGGGCTTTTAGGTTTTAA
- a CDS encoding type II toxin-antitoxin system PemK/MazF family toxin, with amino-acid sequence MELPFTDYLGSKLRPVLVVSSDELNSMSSDVIVLKITSKSHFKEFQVELTQNDLLSGRLNKKSFIDCSSVFTVEKSLVIKTIARVRPEKLEEVKLTLKKTFGMD; translated from the coding sequence TTGGAGCTTCCTTTCACAGACTACTTGGGAAGCAAACTCCGGCCGGTTTTGGTCGTTAGTTCCGACGAACTGAACTCAATGAGTAGTGACGTGATAGTCCTGAAGATTACGAGTAAGTCCCATTTTAAAGAGTTCCAGGTTGAGCTGACTCAGAACGACCTTCTGAGCGGGAGGTTAAATAAGAAAAGCTTCATTGATTGTTCCTCTGTTTTCACCGTGGAGAAGTCTCTTGTAATCAAAACGATAGCCAGGGTGCGGCCGGAGAAACTTGAAGAGGTTAAACTGACACTGAAGAAGACATTTGGGATGGATTAA
- a CDS encoding antitoxin family protein gives MSKVIVAVYRGDVIIPLEKLNIPQGAKLRIRIEKIEERDALKELGYLKLLKEGEDAEELFEI, from the coding sequence ATGTCCAAGGTGATAGTTGCCGTGTATAGGGGGGACGTTATAATTCCCCTTGAAAAGCTCAACATTCCCCAAGGTGCGAAGCTTCGGATAAGGATAGAGAAGATTGAAGAGAGAGATGCCCTCAAGGAGCTGGGGTACCTAAAGCTCCTCAAGGAGGGAGAGGATGCCGAGGAGCTCTTTGAAATTTGA
- the fdhF gene encoding formate dehydrogenase subunit alpha, with product MLTGGSVSEPKTVVCPYCGFGCRLLVDPKTMRVKPHRGEPNRGKFCPKGLHATEFVLSGDRLKRPLKREGSKMRPISWGRAIEEIAGKLLEIRELYGADAVAFIASSKVSNEENYLLQKIARLFGTNNIDNCARLCHEASVHALKMTVGAGAQTNPYEDLGGFGAILIWGYNPAETHPVVMDYILRAKKRGAKVIVVDVRETRTMAFADYSLVIRPGTDIALANALMNIIIREELYDEEFIKTRTVGFSEIRMAVMKYTPEYAEKVTGIPAETIREVARTFALAGSGAIMWGMGLTQHVSGVENVMAVIDLALLLGYIGERGGLYPMRGQNNVQGAAYMGALSEFLPGYVPLTDERFRKRVAKIWGVEDLPTERGLYLTELWEAIESSDIKALYIVGENPAVSEADFVRVRNALRKLDLLVVQDIFMTRTARYAHYVLPASAFCEKEGSYMNSERRIQWSHKVCEPMGDSKPDWEILTMLGRALGLPGFNYSSVEEITAEYFRLFPSLEEMSVDELKAGDGVFLPKKRLHTWEFATPDGKARFIAVEQVQPWERPDYEYPFILTTIRLISHYNTGEMTLRSPSLVRLMGEPRVLINRSDAERLGIHDGDWVEIETRRGKIRMRAKLGGVPSGVVAVPFHFKANKITSPALNKAGTPEFKFSAARLKKLERH from the coding sequence ATGCTCACAGGTGGTAGCGTGAGCGAGCCCAAGACGGTCGTGTGTCCCTACTGCGGCTTCGGCTGCAGGCTTCTCGTTGATCCCAAGACTATGAGGGTTAAACCCCACCGAGGCGAGCCCAACAGGGGCAAGTTCTGCCCCAAGGGCCTCCACGCGACGGAATTCGTTCTTTCCGGGGACAGGCTCAAGCGCCCCCTGAAGCGTGAAGGCTCCAAGATGAGGCCGATAAGCTGGGGAAGGGCCATCGAGGAGATAGCGGGTAAACTCCTCGAAATCCGCGAGCTGTACGGTGCCGATGCTGTAGCGTTCATAGCCTCATCGAAGGTGAGCAACGAGGAGAACTACCTCCTCCAGAAGATCGCGCGGCTTTTCGGCACCAACAACATAGACAACTGTGCCCGCCTCTGCCACGAGGCGAGCGTTCACGCCCTCAAGATGACCGTTGGAGCCGGGGCACAGACCAACCCCTACGAAGACTTAGGAGGATTCGGGGCCATACTCATCTGGGGCTACAATCCCGCCGAGACCCACCCCGTTGTCATGGACTACATCCTGAGGGCCAAGAAAAGGGGGGCGAAGGTGATCGTTGTTGACGTCAGGGAAACCAGGACGATGGCCTTCGCGGACTACAGTCTCGTCATTCGCCCGGGGACGGACATAGCCCTCGCAAACGCCCTGATGAACATCATAATCCGGGAGGAGCTCTACGATGAGGAGTTCATAAAGACCAGAACCGTTGGCTTCTCCGAGATAAGGATGGCTGTGATGAAGTATACGCCGGAGTACGCGGAGAAGGTAACCGGAATTCCGGCTGAAACGATCAGAGAAGTTGCGAGGACCTTTGCCCTCGCCGGAAGCGGCGCGATAATGTGGGGCATGGGTTTGACACAGCACGTTTCAGGTGTTGAGAACGTTATGGCCGTTATAGACCTCGCCCTGCTCCTCGGCTACATCGGCGAAAGGGGCGGCCTCTACCCGATGCGCGGTCAGAACAACGTTCAGGGAGCGGCATATATGGGAGCGCTGAGTGAGTTCCTGCCAGGTTACGTCCCCCTGACCGACGAGAGGTTCAGGAAGCGCGTGGCGAAGATATGGGGCGTGGAAGACCTCCCAACGGAGCGCGGACTTTACCTCACAGAGCTCTGGGAGGCGATAGAGAGCAGCGACATCAAGGCGCTCTACATAGTCGGGGAAAACCCTGCCGTCAGCGAGGCGGACTTCGTCCGGGTGAGAAATGCCCTCAGAAAGCTCGACCTCCTCGTCGTTCAGGATATCTTCATGACGAGAACTGCCCGCTACGCCCACTACGTTCTGCCGGCTTCGGCCTTCTGCGAGAAGGAAGGCTCGTACATGAACAGCGAGAGGAGGATTCAGTGGAGCCACAAGGTCTGCGAGCCGATGGGTGATTCGAAGCCCGACTGGGAGATACTGACCATGCTCGGCAGGGCCCTCGGTTTGCCTGGATTCAACTACTCTAGCGTTGAAGAGATCACCGCCGAGTATTTCCGCCTCTTCCCTTCGCTGGAGGAGATGAGCGTTGACGAGCTGAAGGCGGGGGATGGGGTATTCCTTCCGAAGAAGAGGCTCCACACCTGGGAGTTCGCAACCCCAGACGGAAAGGCCAGGTTCATCGCGGTGGAGCAGGTGCAGCCATGGGAGAGGCCGGACTACGAGTACCCCTTCATCCTCACCACAATCAGGCTGATAAGCCACTACAACACCGGTGAAATGACTCTCAGGAGTCCCTCGCTCGTTAGGCTGATGGGAGAGCCCAGGGTGCTGATAAACAGGAGCGACGCGGAGAGGCTTGGAATCCACGATGGCGACTGGGTCGAGATTGAGACGAGGCGCGGGAAGATTAGAATGAGGGCCAAGCTCGGCGGTGTTCCCTCTGGCGTAGTTGCGGTTCCCTTCCACTTCAAGGCGAACAAAATAACGAGCCCAGCTCTAAACAAAGCTGGAACACCGGAGTTCAAGTTCTCCGCGGCGAGACTAAAGAAACTCGAAAGGCACTAA
- the pdxT gene encoding pyridoxal 5'-phosphate synthase glutaminase subunit PdxT, whose protein sequence is MVKVGVIGLQGDVSEHIEAARKALENLGVAGEVLWLRKPGQLEGISAIIIPGGESTTISRLMLKNGLLEPVRKLGEEGLPIMGTCAGLIMLSKEVIGATPEQRFLGLLDVRVNRNAYGRQVDSFEAPIRLAFSDEPFPGVFIRAPRIVGLLSDKVKPIAWLGDRVVGVEQDNVIGLEFHPELTDDTRVHEYFLGKVL, encoded by the coding sequence CGGCAAGGAAAGCCCTGGAAAACCTCGGCGTGGCCGGGGAGGTTCTCTGGCTCAGGAAACCGGGGCAGCTGGAGGGAATTTCCGCGATCATAATCCCCGGTGGCGAGAGCACGACCATCTCGAGGCTTATGCTGAAGAACGGCCTCCTCGAGCCGGTCCGGAAGCTCGGCGAGGAAGGACTTCCCATAATGGGCACCTGCGCAGGCCTGATAATGCTCTCGAAGGAGGTAATAGGCGCCACCCCGGAGCAGAGGTTCCTCGGGCTTCTCGACGTCAGGGTAAACAGAAACGCCTACGGCAGGCAGGTGGACAGCTTCGAGGCTCCAATAAGGCTCGCCTTCAGCGACGAGCCCTTCCCAGGGGTCTTTATCCGCGCCCCGAGGATAGTGGGGCTACTCAGCGATAAGGTGAAGCCGATAGCGTGGCTTGGAGACAGGGTCGTGGGAGTCGAGCAGGACAACGTTATCGGGCTGGAGTTCCATCCGGAGCTGACCGACGACACAAGGGTTCACGAGTACTTCCTGGGGAAGGTCCTCTGA